A window of the Podospora bellae-mahoneyi strain CBS 112042 chromosome 6, whole genome shotgun sequence genome harbors these coding sequences:
- the ATP25 gene encoding ATPase synthesis protein 25 mitochondrial (EggNog:ENOG503NVNC; COG:S) has translation MTAFKLITPTAKILPTSPNAGAVSGDELCRDQSDVRQDFPEGETELVFNGHGLLLKTSPTMSTSTSRLIQLQNKTIMAGPSVTGAIRCSSCTRSVFRSLIGSIAESRTPQAAHRSQRLVTPAVGSRYHSSFRASPPLRAGPALEETLQREELDGPISSSNLDSNNATTTTTTTTTSSEPSDVPWYLQVEPPRHPTLMHEPPPLPDIPEDSPKVMEPLLKYISEELGMDDLSLVDLRDRDPPAAIGQDVIMIVGTARSERHLHVSADRLVRWLRGRGIGADADGLLGRNELKIKLRRIARKAKMLGTARNAHAGDDGITTGWICVNLGNVGGSRREVQMVDEEGRSMGFGVPRTGASVIVQMLTESRRQELDLENLWEEMGREAVETYERPPPLRRDFSGYKAYAGRRTRSEGYRPRRIREFSTAAVPQGTIGALAVKAFRNGRG, from the coding sequence ATGACCGCCTTCAAACTGATAACGCCCACAGCCAAAATTTTGCCCACCAGTCCCAACGCTGGTGCTGTCAGTGGGGATGAGCTCTGCCGTGACCAATCAGATGTGAGACAAGATTTTCCAGAAGGCGAAACGGAGCTGGTCTTCAACGGGCACGGACTCCTCCTGAAAACATCCCCCACGatgtcaacatcaacatcacggCTCATTCAATtgcaaaacaaaacaatcaTGGCCGGACCCTCTGTCACTGGAGCCATCCGCTGCTCATCTTGCACTCGGTCTGTCTTTCGAAGCTTAATAGGAAGCATCGCGGAATCCCGGACACCTCAAGCAGCACATCGTTCCCAACGTTTGGTAACCCCGGCTGTTGGCTCAAGATATCATTCATCTTTTCGAGCATCCCCGCCACTGAGGGCAGGACCCGCCTTGGAAGAAACCCTTCAAAGAGAAGAACTCGACGGACCTATCTCTTCATCGAACCTCGACAGCAACAatgcaaccacaaccacaaccaccactaCTACCAGCAGCGAGCCATCCGATGTCCCTTGGTACCTCCAGGTTGAGCCGCCAAGACATCCTACGCTGATGCACGAGCCGCCACCATTGCCAGACATCCCCGAGGACTCGCCCAAAGTGATGGAACCTCTCCTCAAGTACATCTCAGAGGAATTGGGCATGGATGATTTGTCCCTGGTCGACCTGCGTGATAGGGACCCTCCAGCGGCGATAGGCCAAGACGTCATCATGATTGTCGGCACAGCCCGCAGTGAGCGCCATCTTCACGTCTCTGCTGATCGGTTGGTGCGATGGCTGAGAGGTCGTGGAATTGGTGCCGACGCGGATGGTCTCTTGGGCAGGAATGAGCTCAAGATCAAGTTGCGCCGTATCGCGCGCAAGGCCAAGATGCTGGGGACCGCGAGGAATGCTCatgccggtgatgatggaatCACTACCGGTTGGATCTGCGTCAACCTGGGAAACGTTGGTGGGTCGAGAAGGGAGGTTCAGATGGTagacgaggaggggaggtccATGGGTTTTGGCGTGCCCCGGACAGGGGCCTCGGTTATTGTTCAGATGTTGACTGAGAGCAGGCGCCAAGAGTTGGATTTGGAAAATCTTTGGGAAGAGATGGGCAgggaggctgttgagacCTACGAACGCCCACCGCCCCTCCGACGGGACTTCAGTGGATACAAGGCGTATGCCGGTCGTCGTACCAGGTCAGAGGGATATCGTCCTCGACGCATTCGCGAATTCTCTACCGCGGCGGTACCTCAAGGGACAATAGGGGCTCTTGCGGTGAAGGCGTTCAGGAATGGGCGTGGTTAA
- a CDS encoding hypothetical protein (MEROPS:MER0043475; COG:F; EggNog:ENOG503NXK9), giving the protein MAPIRLAILEADTPVPQANEKYKGYLGIFTHLFRRAVDPEPLESILTITGHDIVAFPSTAYPDLDSIDAVLITGSKYNSFDNDDWILSLVEFTRKALIHPRVKVIGVCFGHQIVARAMGCLVQRSDKGWEVSVTETTLTDKGKQIFGNHQSLKIQQMHRDQVYGIPAGAQLLASTEKCPNHGFLVPNRVITIQGHPEFTSEIMNEILVLRHGTGLFTDEVYESGVQRNGDHHDGVDVTKVFIQFLQGEFDEDEDPAQK; this is encoded by the exons atGGCACCCATCcgcctcgccatcctcgaaGCCGACACTCCGGTCCCCCAAGCCAACGAAAAGTACAAGGGCTACCTCGGCATTTTTACTCACCTCTTCAGACGTGCTGTGGACCCTGAACCTCTTGAATCAATTTTGACCATCACGGGCCATGACATTGTTGCCTTTCCCTCCACCGCCTACCCCGACCTCGACTCGATAGACGCAGTCCTTATCACCGGCTCAAAGTACAACTCGTTCGACAATGACGACTGGATACTGTCCCTGGTGGAATTCACCCGCAAAGCTCTCATCCATCCCCGCGTAAAAGTAATAGGCGTCTGCTTCGGGCATCAGATCGTGGCCAGGGCAATGGGATGTCTCGTTCAACGAAGTGacaaggggtgggaggtctCAGTGACGGAAACGACTCTCACAGACAAGGGAAAGCAAATATTTGGAAACCACCAAAGTCTT AAAATCCAACAAATGCACCGCGACCAAGTCTACGGCATCCCCGCTGGCGCCCAACTCCTCGCCTCCACCGAAAAGTGCCCCAACCACGGCTTCCTCGTTCCCAACCgtgtcatcaccatccaagGCCACCCGGAATTCACCTCTGAAATCATGAACGAAATCCTCGTCTTGCGGCACGGCACCGGCTTGTTTACTGACGAAGTGTACGAGTCTGGCGTGCAGCGCAATGGCGATCACCACGACGGGGTGGATGTCACCAAAGTGTTTATCCAATTTCTTCAGGGCGAGttcgatgaagatgaagatccAGCGCAAAAATAG
- the PPX1 gene encoding Exopolyphosphatase (EggNog:ENOG503P0WK; COG:C), with product MAQRVSLKSFLATARKALTAPPSQRPNRLTFVVGNESADLDSICSAVLYAYFRTYAPSSQSALHIPLSNLPRADLALRAELNAIFLPSSNSVTPDDLITLSDLPSPSDLPPSATKWYLVDHNVLTGDLTKRGYDKSVVGCVDHHDDEGIIPSDAQPRVFAKCGSCMSLVLSQCQPIWDQLQSHQEIDEELARVAMAPILIDTVKLTSKDKTTDWDVNAAAYAEEKLVAILSVARSNRQRYDREKYFDHLSELKDSILHLSYRDILRKDYKKWTDGSLNLGVSTVVQGFETCLAEVGDKQTFLAALKDWAKEQQLDIAAVMTVSKPGGVFTRELLVWGLGGQDAVKVARRFAEKNGGSLGLEKWNNGELDGEEGGEWRACWRQMDVGSSRKQVAPMLREVMKESARL from the exons ATGGCACAGAGGGTGTCCCTCAAGTCATTTTTGGCTACAGCCCGCAAGGCACTCACGGCACCTCCATCTCAAAGACCGAATCGTCTCACTTTTGTGGTAGGCAATGAGTCTGCTG ATCTGGATTCAATCTGCTCAGCCGTCCTCTATGCCTACTTCCGCACCTATGCCCCTTCATCCCAGTCAGCTCTCCACATCCcgctctccaacctcccccgtGCCGACCTTGCCCTCCGTGCTGAGCTCAACGcaatcttcctcccctcctccaattCAGTCACCCCAGATGACCTGATCACCCTCTCCGACCTCCCTTCACCTTCTGATCTgccaccatcagcaacaaaaTGGTACCTAGTCGACCACAACGTCCTCACTGGCGACCTCACTAAGCGCGGTTACGACAAATCCGTCGTAGGCTGCGTCGACCACCACGATGACGAGGGCATCATCCCCTCCGACGCCCAACCAAGAGTATTCGCCAAATGCGGCAGCTGCATGAGTCTCGTTCTCTCACAGTGCCAACCAATCTGGGATCAACTCCAAAGCCACCAAGAAATCGACGAGGAACTGGCCAGGGTGGCCATGGCTCCCATCTTGATCGACACTGTCAAACTCACTTCAAAAGATAAGACCACAGACTGGGATGTCAATGCCGCAGCGTAtgcggaggagaagcttgTTGCCATTCTCAGTGTTGCCAGGTCAAACAGGCAAAGATACGACAGAGAGAAGTATTTTGACCATCTTTCGGAGCTGAAGGATAGTATCCTTCACCTGTCCTACCGCGACATTCTCAGAAAGGATTACAAAAAGTGGACCGATGGGTCGTTGAACTTGGGGGTATCAACCGTTGTTCAGGGCTTTGAGACTTGCTTGGCTGAGGTGGGGGATAAGCAGACGTTCTTGGCTGCTCTTAAGGACTGGgccaaggagcagcagctggaTATTGCGGCGGTTATGACAGTCTCCAAACCGGGCGGTGTCTTTACGAGGGAGCTGcttgtttgggggttgggtggtcaGGACGCTGTGAAGGTCGCGAGAAGGTTTGCCGAGAAGAATGGGGGGTCACTGGGGCTGGAGAAGTGGAACAATGGAGAactggatggggaggagggtggtgagtggAGGGCGTGTTGGAGGCAGATGGATGTTGGGAGTAGCAGAAAGCAGGTGGCTCCCATGTTGAGAGAGGTCATGAAGGAGTCTGCGAGGTTGTAA
- the RPO41 gene encoding DNA-directed RNA polymerase (antiSMASH:Cluster_2; COG:K; COG:L; EggNog:ENOG503NU1C), with the protein MLVRSRVATRHTLPVRTLLTSSSSRHPSRCLLPSGSSRVPAETQRFLTTGPVLRPSTKKTYRALVGFERSLATTVTEQHIENAPLDAIPLYQLRPIDVTNTVQVPDDLPRPPRGRMNQSGIPGDHAELLSMFDACIKVGRLERAAMVARRLEELGGLSVLEMLQIHHAYLRARIARIEMGGEDVETSGKSAGEDVFSLYETRIHGVLPARSETIGYMLKLSLLCCTGSRLRTRVNRFMSLLPENTTMDLGDILSSEDLARIAKISPSLTYTVAEPSPIEPEPAPKINDETAQFFNQTKSAIDFKSTVPPEVLATTQKGLGLTSLKKTISLFTEVPDGRDISSLSPAERREIQSRLEKDTIDAAVDRWRKESQAMSEMGLGLSSPGLNARLFEWHTDLQRRISQEIKLAVESEKRQKKTSDDLVRSQLTPYLLQSTPDRLAAVVILSLLSLVSTYGVDKGVPLTRVVHHLASSVEEDIRVYKATQSIPKEMARTQKAREQKAKTLLKVAKARDYYAAKRGGQEEPAQAANDGKVFSSDLPLPILEPRWPATTKTKFGALLLGAFLDTAKVTVVREHPETKELVSQMQPAFSHSTQLRRGKKVGVIVPNRALVDILKTEPRVEVLARHLPMVVEPEPWTKWEKGGFIEYPTSVVRAKAQEKDQQIYTEAAIERGDMEQMMKGLDVLGQTAWRINRKVFDVMLEAWNNGAEVANIPAVNPNLPMPPEPENLDDPLARRVWLKAVKAVENEKGGLHSQRCFMNFQLEIARAFRDQTFFFPHNLDFRGRAYPVPTYLNHMGADHMRGLLKFAKGKPLGTNGLRWLKIHLANVYGFDKASLAEREEFANENLQNALDSVRNPLNGNGWWLKAEDPWQCLATCFELTDALEHPDPTHFVSHLPIHQDGTCNGLQHYAALGGDAWGAEQVNLIPGERPADVYSAVADIVAKRIDYDADELKLDLAIALKGKIVRKVVKQTVMTNVYGVTRTGARKQILKQLDALYPTIEADTGINPNVLAAYCTSKVFDALSSMFKGAHDIQKWLGEIGGRVCQSLNAEQLRRIAMEEQDEVEHQKAQQALYEADSHRPRPKKAASDEVAIMAPKRKSKSLRAVKNESTLEALKEKFLSTIVWTTPLRMPVVQPYRNTANRVIATCLQNLSLMDTNRSDPVNRRKQLQAFPPNFIHSLDASHMMLSALESDERGLTFAAVHDSFWTHASDVDIMSDIIRDSFIRIHEEDVIGRLKREFEARFGDSVYLATVVKNTPAGKAIEDWRKGVRMTARQELLLEVKRLKLLKSEVPSERLEGEEMVTPASILEKLGSPDSMVGAAEAVEAEADTTAAPEDGMEDGMEHGMEGEADATELLGEGEQADESAQVSGKKWEKNLFSARKDKNFPNNTTQQQKVTVWLPLTFPDIPAKGDFDIQMLRQSKYFFS; encoded by the coding sequence ATGCTCGTTCGGTCGCGAGTAGCCACCCGGCATACACTCCCAGTCCGGACCCTGCTGACGTCCAGCTCGTCACGACACCCCTCGAGATGCCTACTCCCCTCCGGCTCAAGCCGTGTCCCCGCCGAGACGCAACGCTTCCTTACTACAGGCCCCGTGTTAAGACCGTCAACCAAGAAAACATACCGTGCTCTTGTTGGCTTCGAAAGAAGCCTCGCCACAACAGTCACCGAACAACATATCGAAAATGCCCCCCTCGACGCAATCCCGCTCTATCAGCTGCGGCCCATTGATGTCACCAACACAGTCCAAGTCCCGGACGATTTGCCGCGCCCCCCCCGAGGTCGAATGAACCAGTCCGGCATTCCTGGTGATCATGCCGAGCTCCTGTCCATGTTTGATGCCTGCATCAAGGTCGGGAGACTGGAGCGGGCCGCCATGGTCGCCAGACGTCTCGAGGAACTGGGTGGTCTCTCGGTGCTCGAAATGCTTCAGATCCACCACGCCTATTTGAGGGCCCGAATTGCGAGGATAGAGATGGGCGGGGAAGATGTGGAAACGTCCGGCAAGTCGGCAGGCGAAGACGTTTTCTCTCTCTACGAAACCCGGATTCATGGAGTGCTGCCGGCCAGGAGCGAGACCATCGGGTACATGCTGAAGCTGTCACTGCTTTGCTGTACCGGCTCCAGATTGCGGACCCGGGTGAATAGGTTTATGAGCCTGCTACCCGAGAACACCACGATGGATCTAGGCGACATCTTGTCCTCTGAGGACCTGGCCAGGATAGCAAAAATCAGTCCTTCCCTCACCTACACTGTGGCCGAGCCTTCCCCCATCGAACCCGAGCCGGCACCCAAGATCAACGATGAAACAGCCCAATTCTTCAACCAGACCAAGTCTGCCATCGACTTCAAGTCGACCGTTCCTCCCGAGGTCCTTGCCACAACACAAAAAGGTCTTGGCCTCACATCACTAAAGAAGACCATTTCACTCTTCACTGAGGTCCCAGATGGCCGAGACATCAGCTCTCTTTCTCCAGCGGAGCGGAGGGAGATTCAGTCTCGCTTGGAGAAGGATACAATCGATGCCGCCGTCGACCGTTGGCGCAAGGAAAGTCAGGCAATGTCCGAGATGGGACTTGGCTTGTCGAGTCCTGGTCTTAACGCCAGGCTTTTCGAGTGGCATACCGACCTGCAGCGTAGGATTTCCCAAGAGATAAAACTGGCGGTCGAGTCCGAAAAGAGACAGAAAAAGACGAGTGACGACCTTGTTCGAAGCCAACTGACGCCGTACCTCCTCCAATCCACTCCTGATCGTCTTGCGGCCGTAGTTATCCTCTCCTTGCTCAGTCTGGTTTCCACATATGGTGTCGATAAGGGCGTTCCTCTCACCAGGGTCGTGCATCACCTCGCGAGCAGCGTCGAAGAAGACATTCGAGTCTACAAGGCAACGCAGAGCATCCCAAAAGAGATGGCCAGGACGCAAAAGGCTCGTGAGCAAAAGGCGAAGACGCTCTTGAAGGTGGCCAAGGCGCGCGACTACTATGCGGCCAAgagaggaggccaagaagagccAGCGCAAGCGGCCAATGATGGCAAGGTCTTTTCCTCTGACTTGCCATTACCGATTTTGGAGCCAAGGTGGCCTGcgaccaccaaaaccaaattCGGCgccctgctgctgggcgCTTTTCTGGACACGGCAAAGGTGACTGTCGTCAGGGAGCACCCGGAGACCAAGGAGCTCGTCTCGCAGATGCAGCCCGCCTTCTCCCATTCAACCCagctgaggaggggaaagaaggTTGGCGTCATTGTGCCCAATCGCGCCCTGGTTGATATCCTGAAGACGGAACCTCGAGTTGAGGTGCTTGCCCGGCATCTGCCCATGGTGGTCGAGCCTGAGCCATGGACCAAGTGGGAGAAGGGCGGGTTCATCGAATATCCGACATCCGTGGTTCGAGCCAAGGCACAGGAGAAGGATCAGCAAATCTACACCGAGGCCGCCATCGAGAGAGGCGACATGGAGCAGATGATGAAGGGGCTCGATGTGTTGGGGCAAACAGCTTGGAGAATCAACCGCAAGGTGTTCGATGTCATGCTTGAAGCCTGGAACAACGGAGCAGAAGTCGCCAACATTCCAGCCGTGAACCCCAACCTGCCGATGCCGCCCGAGCCTGAAAACCTGGACGACCCCTTGGCCCGACGTGTTTGGCTCAAGGCTGTCAAGGCAGTCGAGAACGAAAAGGGCGGTCTGCACTCGCAGCGATGCTTTATGAATTTCCAGTTGGAGATCGCACGAGCCTTCCGTGACCagaccttcttcttccctcaCAATCTGGATTTCCGTGGGCGAGCGTACCCGGTTCCGACCTACCTTAACCATATGGGTGCTGACCACATGCGCGGCCTGCTCAAGTTTGCCAAGGGAAAGCCGCTGGGCACCAACGGGCTGCGGTGGCTCAAGATCCATCTCGCCAACGTCTACGGTTTCGACAAGGCGAGTTTGGCCGAGCGTGAGGAGTTTGCCAATGAAAACCTTCAGAACGCGCTCGACTCGGTTCGGAACCCGCTGAATGGCAACGGCTGGTGGCTCAAGGCCGAGGACCCATGGCAATGCCTTGCGACCTGCTTTGAGCTGACAGACGCCCTGGAGCACCCGGACCCTACTCACTTCGTGTCCCACCTCCCAATTCACCAAGACGGCACCTGCAATGGTCTTCAGCATTATGCCGCTCTCGGTGGTGACGCGTGGGGTGCCGAGCAAGTCAATCTCATTCCCGGCGAGCGGCCGGCCGATGTCTACTCGGCCGTCGCTGATATCGTGGCGAAACGCATAGACTATGACGCCGACGAGCTCAAGCTTGACCTCGCGATAGCCCTCAAAGGCAAGATCGTCAGAAAGGTGGTTAAGCAGACCGTCATGACGAACGTCTACGGCGTCACTCGAACAGGTGCCAGAAAGCAGATCCTGAAACAGCTGGATGCCCTCTATCCCACCATTGAGGCTGACACCGGTATCAATCCCAACGTGCTCGCCGCCTACTGCACTAGCAAGGTGTTTGACGCACTGTCTAGCATGTTCAAGGGCGCTCACGACATCCAGAAGTGGCTAGGTGAAATAGGCGGCCGTGTATGCCAGTCACTGAACGCCGAGCAACTGAGAAGGATTGCCatggaggagcaggatgagGTCGAGCACCAGAAGGCCCAGCAGGCCTTGTATGAAGCCGATTCGCACAGACCGCGGCCCAAAAAAGCAGCATCTGACGAGGTTGCTATCATGGCACCCAAGCGGAAGTCGAAGTCGCTCAGAGCGGTCAAGAACGAATCCACGCTTGAAGCTCTAAAGGAAAAGTTTCTCTCCACCATCGTATGGACAACGCCCCTGCGGATGCCTGTGGTGCAGCCATACCGTAACACGGCCAATCGTGTGATCGCGACCTGTCTTCAAAATCTCAGCCTCATGGACACGAATCGATCCGACCCTGTGAACCGACGTAAGCAACTGCAGGCCTTCCCGCCCAACTTTATTCACTCTCTCGACGCCAGCCACATGATGCTGTCGGCGTTGGAGTCTGATGAGCGCGGCCTGACGTTTGCGGCCGTCCACGATTCGTTTTGGACACACGCGTCTGATGTAGACATCATGAGTGACATCATCAGGGATTCGTTCATTAGAATCCACGAAGAGGATGTCATTGGCCGCCTGAAGCGCGAGTTTGAAGCCCGCTTTGGTGATTCCGTATACCTCGCCACCGTCGTCAAGAACACACCGGCCGGGAAAGCGATCGAAGATTGGCGGAAGGGCGTTCGCATGACAGCCCGTCAAGAGTTGTTGCTCGAAGTGAAGCGGCTCAAGCTTCTCAAGTCGGAGGTTCCCTCGGAGAGACTCGAAGGCGAGGAAATGGTTACGCCTGCTAGCATCCTTGAGAAGTTGGGTTCACCTGACTCGATGGTCGGCGCCGCCGAGGCGGTGGAAGCGGAGGCGGACACAACGGCGGCACCGGAGGATGGCATGGAGGACGGCATGGAGCACGGCATGGAGGGCGAGGCTGACGCAACAGAGCtcttgggagagggagaacaAGCCGACGAGTCCGCCCAAGTGTCTGGGAAGAAGTGGGAGAAGAACCTTTTCTCGGCAAGAAAGGACAAAAATTTTCCTAATAATAcaacacagcaacaaaaagtcACTGTCTGGCTTCCACTGACCTTCCCCGACATCCCGGCCAAGGGCGACTTTGACATTCAAATGCTGAGGCAGAGCAAGTACTTTTTCTCATGA